One part of the Janthinobacterium sp. 17J80-10 genome encodes these proteins:
- a CDS encoding ABC transporter permease, with amino-acid sequence MLFYILKRFIYAIPIALGVTLVSFMLVYLAPGDPLNAIAPADAPAEVIDALKSAYGLDRPVPVQYGVWLWRAVQGDLGTSIASGRAVGAEVMSAVSNTLLLAGMAGLAGVLAGCVLGALAGYKSGSWIDRIATLLSVVGVSIPHYWLGLVLTIVFSITLDWFPAMGAGPGGSSEWQWDLEHMRHLVLPALTLSVIPMGIITRTVRALVADMLQQEFVTSLRARGLSGIQVFRHVAKNTAPTVLAVAGLQIGYLMGGSILVETVFAWPGTGFLLNTAIFQRDIPLLQGTILVLCMFFVALNLIVDILQPLLDPRMGRS; translated from the coding sequence ATGCTGTTTTATATCCTGAAGCGTTTTATCTACGCAATCCCGATCGCGCTGGGGGTGACCCTGGTGTCGTTCATGCTGGTGTACCTGGCGCCCGGCGACCCCTTGAATGCCATCGCGCCGGCTGATGCGCCGGCCGAGGTTATCGACGCGCTCAAGAGCGCGTATGGCCTCGATCGTCCCGTACCGGTGCAATATGGCGTCTGGCTGTGGCGCGCCGTGCAGGGCGACCTCGGCACCTCGATTGCGTCCGGGCGCGCGGTCGGCGCCGAGGTCATGAGCGCGGTCAGCAATACCCTGCTGCTTGCCGGCATGGCTGGCCTGGCAGGCGTTTTGGCCGGTTGCGTGCTTGGCGCGCTGGCCGGCTACAAGAGCGGCAGCTGGATTGACCGCATCGCCACGCTGCTGTCGGTTGTTGGCGTCAGCATTCCCCACTACTGGCTGGGCCTTGTGCTGACCATCGTTTTTTCCATTACGCTGGACTGGTTCCCGGCCATGGGCGCCGGACCTGGCGGCTCTTCCGAATGGCAGTGGGACCTGGAACACATGCGCCACCTGGTGCTGCCCGCGCTGACGCTGTCGGTCATCCCGATGGGTATCATCACCCGCACGGTGCGTGCGCTGGTGGCCGACATGCTGCAGCAGGAATTCGTCACTTCCCTGCGGGCGCGCGGCCTCAGCGGCATCCAGGTATTTCGCCACGTCGCCAAGAACACCGCGCCGACCGTGCTGGCGGTAGCCGGCTTGCAGATCGGCTACCTGATGGGCGGCTCGATCCTGGTGGAAACCGTCTTTGCCTGGCCGGGTACTGGATTTTTGCTCAACACGGCGATCTTCCAGCGCGACATCCCGTTGCTGCAGGGGACGATCCTGGTGCTTTGCATGTTTTTTGTCGCGCTCAACCTGATCGTCGATATTTTGCAACCGCTGCTCGACCCGCGCATGGGCCGCAGCTGA